CTTCCCCTACACCTCTTCATGTACTGGCCTGAGACCCTCCTGCATTCCAGGCAACTGGACTTAGAGATGTGAGATTCCAGGAACACTGAGCTTTTTAAAAGGAGACCTAATCCCACCAGTCTAGAACTTCTTTACCCCTCTCTCTGCCACAAAACAACACTATTTGAATACCGTGTCTAACTATTGAGCATCAAAAGGTTAGGGagggggcttgcctggtggcgcagtggttgagagtccgcctgccgatgcaggggacacgggttcgtgccccggtccgggaagatcctacatgtcgcggagcggctgggcccgtgagccatggccactgatcctgcgtgtccggagcctgtgccctgcaacgggagaggccacaacagtgagaggcccatgtgccacaaacaaacaagcaaacaaaaaaaacagaggtTAGGGAGACCTCCTATAGTGACCCCAATCACCAATACTGCCTCTGGATTATTAccactcccttccccctccccaccactaCACATACTGTTCTCTTACATGCAGAGTGCTGTTGGTTTCAATGAAATGGAAGCCCCAACCACAGCTTATAAGAAGACAACACCCATAGAGGCTGGTGAGTTTTAATTCCCTTTCTCTGTGCTCTTCAACCTCTTCTCCCTTCtcgttcttttttcttcctagaCTACCTATTCCAAGCTTTTACCTACCTAGATTAGCTGAGGTAGACTTGACCCCTACCCTCATATTCCCAGATTCCCTCTCCTAGAAAAAATTAGGTTAAGTGGATATCTGAGTGACACTGGTGAAGAAGCAGAgaacagagggaggaagggagggagccaTTTGGGAAGAACACATAGGGAATGGAGCTTTGGATAGAGGATAGAGGGTAGATGGTGGCCAGAGGGCATACAGATTTAAGAAATGTGGACAGGGAAAATGCAGGTTGGGAGAACAAGCCTTATGATTTAAAAAGGGCAagagtgctcgcttcggcagcacatatactaaaattggaacgatacagagaagattagcatggcccctgcgcaaggatgacacgcaaattcgtgaagcgttccatattttaaaaaaaaaaaataaataaataaaaaaataaaaaataaaaagggcaagAGTCTGAGATCACATGGCCTGGCTGTATGGAGATCTAGGCATCAGGGTTACCTTATCCTCCTATAATCCCCTTGTTCCTTCATTGATACCTCTTTACCTGTTTCCATGAGTCCCCTCTCTACCTGCTCTTCTTTGGATATTTAACTGGTTCCTCTTCTTCATTCCAGTGCCACTCCACTACCTCCAACCCAAGACAACCCTAATTTTTCTTGCCTGTGTCTGCAGCTTCCAGTGGCACCCGTGGGCTGAAGGCAAAATTTGAGTCCATGGCtgaggaaaagaggaagcaggaggaagaggagaaggcacaGCAGATAGCCAGGCAGCAACAGGAGAGAAAGGCCTTGGTAAAGATGAGCCATGAGGCTCAGCCACCAGTGGCCACTATGGAAGAGCCGGTGGTGTCAGCCCCATTGCCCAAGAAAATCTCCTCAGAGGTAAGTGTTTGGCCCTTCAGGATCCACATTAAGGATTCCTTGCCCAGACAAGAGCCTAAGGCGTCTGCATCCTTAGTAGAAAATAAGGCACAGGCCTCCCCTGTGTTAGGCAAAGTCTACAGTTGCTATCCCTGTCTTCAGGAAGATTTCAATCTGATTGTGTAATTAAgcttcatatatacatatgagaATGTTAGCTGAAAAAAAGATTTACATAGTACAACAGAAGATAGGTCACCAGCCAGTGCAATCAATTACTGCTGCAACAACAAGAGGAAGGAGCTGTCATTTCAGGTTGGAGCCCATCTTGAGGAATGGTTGATTTGAACTGGCAGAAGTAGGAAGGGGTGTTCCAGGTCAGTACAAGAGAGAAGATGGAAGTTTCTTGCTCACTGGAAAGATGCTTCATCCTCCACAGGCCTGGCCTCCGGCAGGGAGCTGTCTGTCATCAGAGTGTGGGCCTGTGAGAACCAGTAGGGAACAACCAGTGCCTACCCAGCCCCCAAGGCAGAATCCCCCAGAGGTAAGCAGAGCCCCAAAGATTCTCTGCTCCTTCCCCATTTCCTCATGTCCTAGTAGGTGGGCTGTACAGTGTGATCAACCATCCTGATTTGTCTGGGACTATCCTGGTCTTAGCATTGAAAGTCTTGTATTCTGGGAAATAACCCAGTCCTGGGCAGACTAGGATAGTTAGTCATCCTAGCTGTCatctttcacctttttttttttttttttttttgcttttgctttggcTTCAATGTTTTCCTGGTCTTCCAAGGATTCTGACTTGCTTTCTGCTTCCCTTCTATCATCTTTTGATAGGTGTTTTGAGTGGGTGGGTGTGGGAGGTTGATGAATGAAGAGGGATGAAAGATTGTGTTCCCTAGGAGAGGCTGTTAGAAGGATGCAAGGATGGAGGGTAGAATGGAAGCATGGGGATGGGTAGGGTCTTAGCAGTCCTCCATTGGGAGATTTTGGAGAGGCAGCTCCTGGTGAACAGAAGTCATCCTGCTTCACACTGACTCTTCTCAGGACAATGAGGagcccccagctctgccccccaGGACTCCAGAAGGCTTCCAGATGGAGGAAGAGCCAGTGTATGAAGAAGCGCCTGAGCCTGAGCCTGAGCCCGAGCCTGAACCCGAGAATGACTATGAGGATGTTGGGGAAATCGACAGACATGAGCCGGATGAGGAACAAGAGGGCGACTATGAAGATGTGCTTGAGCCTGAGGATCCCTCTTTTTCCTCCActctggctggtgagtggtgGGGCAGCTCCTGGATTTGGTCAGCTGTAGGGGAGAATTCCCCCATTACACAGAGGGACCTGTCTATTTTCCTTCTCCATGTTGAGACCATATTCATATTTCTCATTATGCAGGATCATCAGGCTGcccggctggggctggggctgggatcTCAGCTATAGCCCTGTATGATTACCAAGGAGGTAGGTTGGGAGTGGCCTGAGGGGTCTGGTGCCTGGAGGCCCTTGATACATGAGAAGGGGGATGGATTCTGGGGGTCAGGATAGGGCCCAGACTTGGCATCAAGAACAGGCCTATTTCCCTTCCTGAGGTTTAAAGGGGACACAGGGGTGGAGGGATTCCTGCCTGACCATTCCTAATATCCTGTCAATTTTCTCCCCAGAGGGAAGTGATGAGATTTCCTTTGATCCAGATGACATCATCACTGACATTGAGATGGTGGACGAGGGCTGGTGGCGGGGACGTTGCCACGGCCACTTTGGACTCTTCCCTGCAAATTATGTCAAGCTCCTCCAGTAACTGTGGCTGTCTGTCTTCTGCACTGTGACTTCCCTTATCCCAAGTGGCTCTGCCTCCACCCGCTTTCCATTTCTGCTGCAAGTGTCTGACAGGATGTCATGAGTTGCCTGAAGCTCTAGACAGACTTCCCTCTCCGTCTCCATTAGGGTTTGGGGCAGAGACAGCATGAGGAAGGAGGTCTCCTTCCCCTCGGTGTCCTGTCTATCCTGGATACCCTAGATGATCTCAGGGATGTTTATCCCGTGTCCTGCCTCCTTCCCCATGAATCCCCCCTCTAACACCAACCCTCCCGCTCTACCTTCCTTTGTTTGTGAACTCTGAGCTTCCTGGTTTGCTTACCTGGGAAGGTATGTTTATATTTCCTGGTTGCACTGTTTGttcactttccttctctgcagAAATATCTCTGAATCTTCTCTCTGCTCAGTCCTAAAGTGGAAATAAAGTGGGACCATGGCTCACCTCTATTCTGAGGTAAATAGTACTTTTTATGCAGCCCTCAATGGTCCTGACTCTCATGGCTCCAATTCTCCTTCCATCTTTCAGAGATATCCAGAAAACTCCCTCCTCCACTGCCCGTCACTCTGCGCTCTGGGTGTCAAGGGCTGTGCCCTTTCCTTAGACTCTACTGATACCCAGTCCAAAACAAGATGGGCCTGGGGAACGGCAGTAAGGTAGGGGAACAGGGGCCAGGAAGGGTCCTCGATAAGACAGTTCAACTTCTGCTGGCTTCGGCAGTTGTGAGAGGCCAGCCACTTTCTGCCTGGGAGTAATGACTACACTCTTTTAGTGCATAATGATTCTTGAGGCAAAAGCACAAATtaggggaaagaaaggaggaaaagatttagccaagaaaaaaagactaaaactAAAGCAACAATGAGGTGTTAAGAGGATTTAGAGTGACGGTGGCCTCTACTAGAGAAAGTCTAGGCTTCCCTGTAGCTGGATGAGTGAAATCGATGGTCATGTAAGAAGGTAGATTGAGGAAGCTCATAAAGTTTCTGTGTGGTCCAGAGCTTGAGG
This genomic window from Kogia breviceps isolate mKogBre1 chromosome 5, mKogBre1 haplotype 1, whole genome shotgun sequence contains:
- the HCLS1 gene encoding hematopoietic lineage cell-specific protein; translation: MTENLNTELKQQLRVSCSEVAAAREEPSIYLRSREPRANAHLKMWKSVVGHDVSVSMETQGDDWDTDPDFVNDISEKEQRWGAKTIEGSGRTEHINIHQLRNKVSEEHGVLKKKEMESGPKASHGYGGRFGVERDRMDKSAVGHEYVAEVEKHSSQTDAARGFGGKYGVEKDRADKSAVGFDYKGEVEKHTSQKDYSRGFGGRYGIEEDKRDKAALGYDYKGETEKHESQRDYAKGFGGQYGIQKDRVDKSAVGFNEMEAPTTAYKKTTPIEAASSGTRGLKAKFESMAEEKRKQEEEEKAQQIARQQQERKALVKMSHEAQPPVATMEEPVVSAPLPKKISSEAWPPAGSCLSSECGPVRTSREQPVPTQPPRQNPPEDNEEPPALPPRTPEGFQMEEEPVYEEAPEPEPEPEPEPENDYEDVGEIDRHEPDEEQEGDYEDVLEPEDPSFSSTLAGSSGCPAGAGAGISAIALYDYQGEGSDEISFDPDDIITDIEMVDEGWWRGRCHGHFGLFPANYVKLLQ